The Candidatus Accumulibacter similis genome has a segment encoding these proteins:
- the hda gene encoding DnaA regulatory inactivator Hda, with amino-acid sequence MRQLTLDLQPAAPPSLENYVSGSNGEALTALAAWLAPDNREPLFFLWGESGAGKSHLLQACAATCSDARLDPQLASLPTSSGLWAVDHLEALADGGQVVLFNLINRLRASDGRLLLAARLPPRLLELREDLRTRLGSGLVYRLRSLSDEEKRAALAELARARGLELSPAVIDYLFARVPRDMRSLTQLLRAIDQFSLEHKRPISLPLLREVLQTSPPT; translated from the coding sequence ATGCGCCAGTTGACCCTCGACCTGCAGCCAGCGGCGCCGCCCAGCCTGGAAAACTACGTCAGCGGCAGCAACGGCGAAGCGCTGACCGCGCTCGCTGCCTGGCTCGCACCCGACAACCGCGAACCGCTGTTCTTCCTCTGGGGCGAAAGCGGTGCCGGCAAGTCACATCTGTTGCAGGCATGCGCCGCCACCTGCAGCGACGCCCGCCTCGACCCGCAACTCGCCAGCCTGCCGACGAGTTCCGGCCTCTGGGCCGTGGACCACCTCGAGGCACTCGCTGATGGCGGCCAGGTCGTCCTCTTCAACCTGATCAATCGCCTGCGCGCCAGTGACGGGCGGCTGCTGCTGGCAGCGCGCCTGCCGCCACGGCTGCTCGAGCTGCGCGAGGACCTGCGCACGCGCCTCGGCAGCGGCCTGGTCTACCGGCTGCGCAGCCTGAGCGACGAGGAAAAGCGGGCCGCTCTCGCCGAGTTGGCGCGGGCACGCGGGCTCGAGCTGTCGCCGGCGGTCATCGACTACCTGTTTGCCCGCGTGCCACGCGACATGCGCAGCCTGACGCAACTGCTGCGGGCGATCGACCAGTTCTCGCTCGAGCACAAGCGGCCGATCAGCCTGCCCCTGCTGCGCGAGGTCCTGCAGACCTCGCCGCCCACCTGA
- a CDS encoding wax ester/triacylglycerol synthase family O-acyltransferase → MSGLDGLFLHLETPATPMHVAALYVLEPPRGKVADFAGEIERQLLPRLALSPFFRARLAALPLHLANPLWIDGGVPDFAQHLQRIVLPAPGGLAELQACAAALHSRVLDRRRPLWELAIIDGLTDGEVAIYLKVHHAAVDGISGLGLAASIFDDSAEPWPVPADWRTLVGEAERAGVGERLASTLRHTAAQSLKFLRHLPSGMRLLAGLVARGGARPAAGMGQNLGFGPRTPLNVPITAERDFAAVSLPLAGVRAIAERHAATLNDVVLTLCSTAVREYLAAHGGVPRKSLLATMPVSLRDAGNTETTIQATLTLVRLATHVADPLRRLQAVRAAAGAAKALTRHARAIIPTDFPSLGVPWVVGGLASLYGRSRLAAHLTPLANLAISNVPGPRQALYLAGGRVRACWPLSIVTHGLGLNITVFSYCDALDFGLTVAPAAVPEVQSLAKALRAAYDELARLPTAPPAAEPAQRRARRPAASTRSSPATPAATARGATRRRSTTGGE, encoded by the coding sequence ATGAGCGGTCTCGACGGCCTGTTCCTGCACCTGGAAACGCCGGCGACGCCGATGCACGTCGCCGCGCTGTACGTCCTCGAGCCGCCACGCGGCAAGGTGGCGGACTTTGCCGGCGAGATCGAGCGTCAGTTGCTGCCCCGGCTGGCGTTGTCGCCATTCTTTCGTGCCCGGTTGGCGGCGCTGCCGCTGCATCTTGCCAATCCGCTGTGGATCGACGGTGGCGTCCCGGATTTCGCGCAGCATCTGCAGCGGATCGTGCTGCCAGCGCCCGGCGGTCTCGCCGAGCTGCAGGCCTGCGCCGCTGCCCTGCATTCGAGGGTTCTCGATCGCCGCCGTCCGCTGTGGGAGCTGGCGATCATCGACGGGCTGACCGACGGCGAGGTGGCGATCTACCTGAAAGTCCATCATGCGGCCGTCGACGGCATCTCCGGTCTCGGGCTGGCGGCGTCGATCTTCGACGACAGCGCCGAGCCGTGGCCGGTGCCAGCCGACTGGCGGACGCTGGTCGGCGAAGCGGAGCGTGCGGGCGTCGGCGAGCGGCTCGCCAGCACTCTGCGCCACACCGCTGCCCAGTCGCTGAAATTTCTCCGTCACCTGCCGTCGGGGATGCGGCTGCTCGCCGGGCTGGTCGCGCGCGGCGGCGCGCGGCCGGCTGCGGGAATGGGGCAGAATCTGGGCTTCGGGCCGCGCACGCCGCTCAATGTTCCGATCACTGCCGAGCGCGACTTCGCTGCCGTATCGCTGCCACTTGCCGGCGTCAGAGCCATCGCCGAGCGGCACGCGGCGACGCTCAACGATGTCGTCCTGACGCTGTGCAGCACCGCCGTACGCGAATACCTGGCGGCGCACGGCGGCGTACCGCGCAAGTCGCTGCTGGCGACGATGCCGGTCTCGCTGCGCGATGCCGGAAACACCGAGACGACGATCCAGGCGACGCTGACCCTGGTCCGCCTGGCGACCCATGTCGCCGACCCGCTGCGCCGACTGCAGGCGGTACGCGCCGCTGCCGGTGCGGCGAAGGCATTGACCCGGCACGCCCGAGCGATCATCCCGACCGATTTTCCGTCGCTCGGCGTGCCCTGGGTCGTTGGCGGCCTGGCGTCGCTTTACGGTCGTTCGCGGCTGGCCGCGCACCTCACGCCGCTGGCCAATCTGGCGATTTCCAATGTGCCGGGGCCGCGGCAAGCGTTGTACCTGGCCGGCGGGCGAGTCCGTGCCTGCTGGCCGTTGAGCATCGTCACGCACGGCCTCGGGCTCAACATCACGGTTTTCAGCTATTGCGACGCGCTCGATTTCGGCCTGACGGTGGCGCCGGCGGCGGTACCGGAGGTGCAGTCGCTGGCGAAGGCGCTGCGGGCCGCCTACGACGAGCTGGCTCGGCTGCCGACGGCGCCGCCGGCAGCCGAGCCAGCGCAGCGTCGTGCCCGCCGGCCGGCGGCGTCCACCCGGTCGAGCCCGGCAACGCCGGCGGCGACTGCGCGCGGCGCAACGCGCCGAAGATCCACAACGGGAGGAGAGTGA
- a CDS encoding efflux RND transporter periplasmic adaptor subunit: MSSRKKRVLVLAVAVAGLVGLSTFAYLSFRAPALPGAPAGKGAAGGQAGGPPPAPHVETARVQAAELALEASAVGSLRSNESVVLRPEVPGRIAAINFRDGTAVARGALLVALDAATQAAEVDQARASLGLAQANFKRSQDLFARTFISQQALDNAEATLKVQEAALALAQAKFDRTRLRAPFAGIVGIRNISVGDYVKEGQDLVNIEDIATLKIDFRLPESYLPQLRPGQQLEVSSDALPGQLFTGVLEAINPLVEAGGRAIALRARMANGDGHLRPGMFVRVRLIFEKRSNVLLLPEQAVVPDSKLPYVYRVVDGQARRTAIRTGMRRDALVEVVEGLSAGDEVVTAGQMKLRDGAAVRTLGEAASPPATAPQPAASGAAAAAGAGR; encoded by the coding sequence ATGTCGAGCAGGAAAAAGCGGGTGCTGGTTCTGGCAGTGGCTGTGGCTGGCCTCGTCGGGCTGAGTACCTTTGCCTACCTCAGCTTCCGCGCGCCGGCGTTGCCGGGGGCGCCGGCGGGAAAAGGGGCCGCGGGCGGGCAGGCCGGCGGCCCGCCACCGGCACCGCACGTCGAAACGGCACGGGTGCAGGCCGCCGAGCTGGCACTCGAGGCGAGCGCGGTCGGCTCGCTGCGCTCGAACGAGTCGGTCGTCCTGCGCCCGGAAGTGCCGGGACGGATCGCGGCGATCAATTTTCGTGACGGTACGGCGGTCGCCAGGGGCGCGCTGCTGGTGGCCCTGGATGCGGCGACGCAGGCGGCCGAGGTGGACCAGGCGCGCGCCAGCCTCGGGCTGGCACAGGCCAACTTCAAACGCAGCCAGGATCTCTTCGCCCGCACTTTCATCAGCCAGCAGGCCCTCGACAATGCCGAGGCGACGCTGAAGGTGCAGGAGGCGGCGCTGGCCCTGGCGCAGGCGAAGTTCGACCGCACGCGCCTGCGGGCACCATTCGCGGGGATCGTCGGCATTCGCAACATCAGCGTCGGCGACTACGTCAAGGAAGGGCAGGATCTGGTCAATATCGAGGACATCGCGACGCTGAAGATCGATTTCCGCCTGCCCGAATCGTATCTGCCGCAGCTCCGCCCCGGGCAGCAGCTCGAGGTGTCGAGCGACGCGCTGCCGGGACAGCTCTTCACCGGCGTCCTCGAAGCGATCAACCCGCTGGTCGAGGCCGGTGGCCGGGCGATCGCGCTGCGCGCCCGGATGGCCAACGGCGACGGGCACCTGCGGCCCGGCATGTTCGTCCGCGTGCGCCTGATCTTCGAGAAGCGCAGCAACGTCCTGTTGCTGCCGGAACAGGCGGTGGTCCCGGACAGCAAGCTGCCGTACGTCTATCGCGTCGTCGATGGCCAGGCACGGCGGACGGCGATCCGCACCGGCATGCGGCGCGATGCCCTGGTCGAGGTGGTCGAGGGGCTGAGCGCCGGCGATGAAGTGGTCACCGCCGGACAGATGAAGCTGCGCGACGGTGCCGCCGTGCGCACGCTCGGGGAAGCCGCGTCGCCGCCAGCGACGGCGCCGCAGCCGGCAGCGAGCGGCGCTGCCGCTGCGGCAGGAGCGGGCAGATGA
- a CDS encoding alpha/beta fold hydrolase, whose amino-acid sequence MPGLALLAGEEGSSPAVDDALPGESFVKANDIEICYQSLGDEDAPVILLIMGLGMQLVAWPGEFCRRLVEQGFRVIRFDNRDTGRSTHILWRQRPRLLLAIARGLLRLPVPAPYLLADMADDAAGLLDALQVPRAHIVGVSLGGMVGQCLAARHPQHVLSLCSIMSATGNWRSSLGKPAALRQLLSRPAKPDCLRSRADRLLRVFSVIGSPGFPSDAVELRRHVERGLRRAYHPRGQVQQLLAVIAAGDRRRELAAIRVPTLVVHGADDPLLPVSAGRETAQLIPGARLQIIEGMGHDLAPGVQALLLAAIVEHCRSSLASSEGEAGKCESVETRGCHESCMAS is encoded by the coding sequence ATGCCAGGCCTCGCGTTGCTGGCGGGTGAGGAGGGCAGCAGCCCCGCCGTTGACGACGCGCTGCCCGGCGAGTCCTTCGTCAAGGCCAACGACATCGAAATCTGCTATCAGAGTCTGGGCGACGAAGACGCCCCGGTGATCCTGCTGATCATGGGTCTGGGCATGCAGCTCGTCGCCTGGCCGGGCGAATTCTGCCGGCGCCTCGTCGAGCAGGGTTTTCGCGTCATCCGCTTCGACAACCGCGACACGGGCCGTTCGACACACATCCTGTGGCGGCAGCGACCGCGCCTCCTGCTGGCGATCGCTCGCGGTCTGCTGCGTCTGCCGGTACCGGCACCCTATCTGCTGGCCGATATGGCCGACGATGCCGCCGGATTGCTCGACGCCCTGCAGGTGCCGCGTGCGCACATCGTGGGTGTCTCGCTTGGTGGCATGGTCGGCCAGTGCCTGGCGGCCCGTCATCCGCAGCATGTGCTCAGCCTGTGTTCGATCATGTCGGCGACCGGCAACTGGCGGAGTTCGCTCGGCAAGCCGGCCGCCCTGCGCCAACTTCTGAGCCGGCCGGCGAAGCCCGACTGCCTGCGCAGCCGGGCCGACCGCCTGCTGCGCGTCTTCAGCGTCATCGGCAGCCCCGGCTTTCCGTCGGATGCGGTCGAACTGCGCCGGCACGTCGAGCGCGGACTTCGCCGTGCGTACCATCCACGCGGACAGGTGCAGCAGCTCCTGGCCGTCATCGCCGCCGGCGACCGGCGGCGCGAACTGGCGGCGATCCGGGTGCCGACGCTGGTGGTGCATGGCGCCGACGATCCACTGCTGCCGGTGTCGGCCGGCCGCGAGACGGCGCAGCTCATTCCCGGCGCCCGTCTGCAGATCATCGAGGGCATGGGCCACGACTTGGCGCCCGGCGTACAGGCGCTGCTGCTCGCCGCGATCGTCGAACACTGCCGGTCAAGCCTTGCGTCGAGTGAAGGCGAAGCCGGTAAGTGCGAGTCCGTCGAGACGCGGGGCTGTCACGAGTCGTGCATGGCATCCTGA
- the purM gene encoding phosphoribosylformylglycinamidine cyclo-ligase, translating to MTQESLTYRDAGVDIDAGDALVERIKPLARRTMRPGVLAGIGGFGALFEVPAGYRQPVLVSGTDGVGTKLRLAFELQRHATIGIDLVAMSVNDILVQGAEPLFFLDYFACGKLDVATAAEVVSGIARGCELAGCALIGGETAEMPGMYPEGEYDLAGFAVGVVEKSAIIDGSAIVAGDVLIGLPSSGAHSNGYSLVRRIIARTQADLSAAFDGGGTLADAILAPTRIYVRPLQALLRALPVKGMAHITGGGLTGNVPRILPASVRAEIVQSAWRRPPLFDWLQRAGGVAESEMHRVFNCGIGMVVVVARADAGQALRLLQDAGEPALAIGSIEPRAAGEAATVVL from the coding sequence ATGACTCAGGAATCTCTCACCTATCGTGATGCGGGGGTCGATATCGACGCCGGCGACGCCCTCGTCGAGCGCATCAAGCCGCTTGCCCGAAGGACCATGCGTCCCGGCGTGCTGGCCGGCATCGGCGGCTTCGGTGCCCTCTTCGAAGTGCCCGCCGGCTATCGTCAGCCGGTGCTGGTGTCGGGTACCGACGGCGTTGGCACCAAGCTGCGGCTGGCTTTCGAACTGCAGCGGCACGCGACGATCGGCATCGACCTGGTGGCGATGAGCGTCAACGACATCCTCGTCCAGGGTGCCGAGCCGCTCTTCTTCCTCGACTACTTCGCCTGCGGCAAGCTCGACGTCGCCACCGCGGCGGAGGTCGTCAGCGGCATTGCCAGGGGCTGCGAGCTGGCCGGCTGTGCGCTGATCGGTGGCGAGACCGCCGAAATGCCGGGCATGTACCCGGAAGGCGAGTACGACCTGGCGGGATTTGCCGTCGGCGTCGTCGAGAAGTCGGCGATCATCGACGGGTCGGCGATCGTCGCCGGAGACGTGCTGATCGGCCTGCCGTCGTCGGGGGCGCATTCGAACGGCTATTCGCTGGTGCGCCGGATCATCGCCCGCACGCAGGCCGACCTGTCGGCGGCCTTCGACGGCGGCGGCACACTGGCCGATGCGATCCTGGCGCCGACGCGCATCTATGTCCGGCCGCTGCAGGCCCTGCTGCGCGCGTTGCCGGTGAAGGGCATGGCGCACATCACCGGTGGCGGCCTTACCGGCAACGTGCCGCGCATCCTGCCGGCGTCGGTCAGGGCCGAGATCGTCCAGTCCGCCTGGCGTCGGCCGCCGCTTTTCGACTGGCTGCAACGTGCCGGCGGCGTTGCCGAAAGCGAGATGCATCGTGTCTTCAACTGCGGCATCGGCATGGTCGTCGTCGTTGCGCGGGCGGACGCCGGGCAGGCGCTGCGGCTGCTGCAGGATGCCGGCGAGCCGGCGCTGGCGATTGGCAGCATCGAGCCGCGCGCCGCGGGCGAGGCGGCGACGGTGGTTCTCTGA
- a CDS encoding efflux RND transporter permease subunit, which translates to MKISDLCIRRPVFATVLSLAIMLVGLVSYTRLPVREYPKIDEPVVTVDTTYRGASAEIMESQVSKPLEDSLAGIEGVDVITSISRQENSQISVRFKLERNPDSAAADVRDRVSRVRNKLPTAIDEPVIAKVEADANPIIWLAFSSDKHSALEVTDFANRVVKPRLQTLPGAADVRVFGERKFAMRIWLDRDRLAAYGLTPQDVEDALRRQNVEVPAGRIESESREFSVVARTDLAQPEQFAEIIVKQAADARGSYPVRIADLGRVEIGAASERSSVRFKGRPAVALGVIKQATANPLELSRALRAEVPKLVADLPPGMTANIAYDSSVFIDRSIDAVFKTIGEAMLLVLLIIFFFLRNLRATLIPLVTIPVSLIGAFALMLVLGFSINTLTLLALVLAIGLVVDDAIVVLENIYRHIEAGMPRRQAAFQGAQEIGFAVVAMTITLAAVYAPVAFMTGRTGKLFVEFALTLAGAVLVSGFVALTLSPMMCSLLLRHETAHGRAYLWVEKLLAALTAAYRRALTAALRRRWLVMLVFALVAGSNVVLLGALKSELAPIEDRGVIIGVFLGPEGATLDYTDRYARQLEDVYARTPDIERYFVVAGNPTVGQGISFVGLVDWAERQRNSAAVVKELFPQFMGIPGVMAFPVLPPSLGQSPRERPINFVIVTSGSYAELEQMTAKILDEVAKNPGFTNVDTDLKLNKPELSVIVNRDKAMDTGVQIETVGRTLETMLGGRQVTRFKREGEQYDVIVQVASTERTTPSDIRDIFVRARDGSMIPLANLLTVDETVSPRELNHFGQRRAVIITANLNPGYTMGEGLKFLEEAAARVLPAGYAVDYAGQSREFKLSSSSLALTFVLALAFIYLVLAAQFESFRDPLIIMLTVPLSMTGALLALLLSGGTLNVYSQIGLVTLVGLITKHGILIVEFANQLQERGQEIRQAVIEASELRLRPILMTTGAMVLGTIPLALARGAGAESRQQIGWVIVGGLLLGTFFTLFVVPTVYTLLARRKGRAAGVGEAVTAPVS; encoded by the coding sequence ATGAAGATTTCCGACCTGTGCATCCGGCGACCGGTGTTCGCGACCGTCCTGTCGCTGGCGATCATGCTCGTCGGACTGGTTTCCTACACGCGCCTGCCGGTGCGCGAGTATCCGAAGATCGACGAGCCGGTGGTGACGGTCGATACCACCTACCGCGGCGCGTCGGCGGAGATCATGGAGTCGCAGGTCAGCAAGCCACTCGAGGATTCGCTCGCCGGCATCGAGGGGGTCGACGTCATCACCTCGATCTCGCGGCAGGAGAACAGCCAGATCTCGGTGCGCTTCAAGCTCGAGCGCAACCCCGACTCGGCGGCGGCCGACGTGCGCGACCGCGTGTCGCGCGTGCGCAACAAGCTGCCGACTGCCATCGACGAGCCGGTCATCGCCAAGGTCGAGGCCGATGCCAACCCGATCATCTGGCTGGCTTTTTCGTCCGACAAGCACTCGGCGCTCGAGGTCACGGATTTCGCCAACCGCGTCGTCAAGCCGCGCCTGCAGACGTTGCCGGGTGCCGCCGACGTGCGTGTCTTCGGCGAACGCAAGTTCGCCATGCGCATCTGGCTCGATCGCGACCGCCTGGCGGCGTACGGCCTGACGCCGCAGGATGTCGAGGACGCGCTGCGGCGTCAGAACGTCGAGGTGCCGGCCGGCCGCATCGAGAGCGAGAGCCGCGAGTTCTCGGTGGTCGCGCGCACCGACCTGGCACAGCCGGAGCAGTTCGCCGAGATCATCGTCAAGCAGGCCGCCGACGCCCGCGGCAGCTACCCGGTGCGCATCGCCGACCTCGGTCGCGTCGAGATCGGCGCCGCCTCCGAGCGCAGCAGCGTTCGTTTCAAGGGGCGGCCGGCGGTCGCTCTCGGCGTCATCAAGCAGGCCACCGCCAACCCGCTCGAGCTGTCGCGCGCCTTGCGCGCCGAGGTACCGAAGCTCGTCGCCGACCTGCCCCCGGGAATGACCGCGAACATCGCCTATGACTCGTCGGTGTTCATCGACCGTTCGATCGATGCCGTCTTCAAGACCATCGGCGAGGCGATGCTGCTCGTCCTGTTGATCATCTTCTTCTTCCTGCGCAACCTGCGGGCGACGCTGATCCCGCTGGTGACGATCCCGGTATCGCTGATCGGCGCCTTTGCGCTGATGCTGGTGCTGGGTTTCAGCATCAACACGCTGACCCTGCTGGCGCTGGTGCTGGCGATCGGCCTCGTCGTCGACGATGCGATCGTCGTCCTCGAGAACATCTACCGTCACATCGAAGCCGGGATGCCGCGACGTCAGGCGGCCTTCCAGGGGGCCCAGGAGATCGGCTTCGCCGTCGTCGCGATGACCATCACGCTCGCGGCGGTGTATGCACCGGTGGCTTTCATGACCGGCCGAACCGGCAAGCTCTTCGTCGAGTTCGCGCTGACCCTCGCCGGTGCGGTGCTGGTATCGGGCTTCGTCGCGCTCACGCTGTCGCCGATGATGTGTTCCCTGCTGCTGCGACACGAGACGGCGCACGGCCGCGCCTACCTGTGGGTCGAGAAGCTGCTGGCGGCGCTGACGGCCGCCTATCGCCGGGCGCTGACGGCGGCACTGCGGCGGCGCTGGCTGGTCATGCTCGTGTTTGCCCTGGTCGCCGGCTCGAACGTCGTTCTCCTCGGCGCGCTGAAGTCGGAACTGGCACCGATCGAGGACCGCGGTGTCATCATCGGCGTCTTCCTCGGTCCCGAGGGCGCCACCCTCGACTACACCGACCGCTATGCGCGTCAGCTCGAGGACGTCTACGCCCGTACCCCGGACATCGAGCGCTATTTCGTCGTGGCCGGCAATCCGACGGTCGGTCAGGGAATCTCCTTCGTCGGTCTGGTCGATTGGGCGGAGCGGCAGCGCAATTCGGCGGCGGTCGTCAAGGAGCTGTTTCCGCAGTTCATGGGCATTCCCGGCGTCATGGCCTTCCCCGTCCTGCCGCCGTCGCTTGGGCAGAGTCCGCGCGAGCGGCCGATCAATTTCGTCATCGTCACCTCGGGTTCCTATGCCGAACTCGAGCAGATGACGGCGAAGATCCTCGACGAGGTGGCGAAGAACCCCGGCTTCACCAATGTCGATACCGATCTCAAGCTGAACAAGCCGGAACTGTCGGTGATCGTCAACCGCGACAAGGCGATGGACACCGGCGTACAGATCGAGACCGTCGGTCGCACGCTCGAAACCATGCTTGGCGGTCGCCAGGTGACGCGCTTCAAGCGCGAGGGCGAACAGTACGACGTCATCGTCCAGGTCGCCAGCACCGAGCGCACGACACCATCCGACATTCGCGACATCTTCGTCCGCGCGCGCGACGGCAGCATGATCCCGCTCGCCAACCTGCTGACGGTGGACGAGACCGTCAGTCCGCGAGAACTGAACCACTTCGGCCAGCGGCGCGCGGTGATCATCACCGCCAACCTGAATCCGGGTTACACCATGGGCGAGGGCCTGAAGTTCCTCGAAGAGGCGGCGGCGCGCGTGCTGCCGGCGGGCTACGCGGTGGACTATGCAGGCCAGTCGCGCGAGTTCAAGCTGTCGTCGTCGTCGCTGGCGCTGACCTTCGTCCTTGCGCTGGCCTTCATCTACCTCGTGCTGGCGGCGCAGTTCGAGAGCTTCCGTGATCCGCTGATCATCATGCTCACCGTGCCGCTGTCGATGACCGGCGCACTGCTGGCGCTGCTGCTCAGTGGCGGCACGCTCAACGTCTACAGCCAGATCGGACTGGTGACGCTGGTCGGGCTGATCACCAAGCACGGCATCCTGATCGTCGAGTTCGCCAACCAGTTGCAGGAGCGCGGGCAGGAGATCCGGCAGGCGGTGATCGAGGCTTCCGAGTTGCGCCTGCGACCGATCCTGATGACCACCGGCGCGATGGTTCTCGGGACGATCCCGCTGGCACTGGCGCGCGGTGCCGGTGCCGAGAGCCGGCAGCAGATCGGCTGGGTGATCGTCGGCGGCCTGCTGCTTGGCACCTTCTTCACGCTCTTCGTCGTGCCGACCGTGTATACGCTGCTCGCCCGGCGCAAGGGAAGGGCTGCCGGCGTCGGCGAGGCGGTGACAGCGCCGGTGTCGTGA
- a CDS encoding alpha/beta hydrolase, whose amino-acid sequence MYEPHQWYELGLLRSPGWLRLALEMRAGWEYGASIAATPLLSMAPRGDGHPVLVFPGLITGDLSTLPLRNYLRSRGYAVYPWGLGINRGPRDGVIDACLDLLDRLAREHGRSLSLVGWSLGGIYARELAKARPDVVRQVITMGTPFTGHPKATNAWRIYEWATGHKIGAPDIHEPLRAPPPVPTTSIFSRSDGVVAWQCSLERDSPHTDNIEVQASHLGMGMNPLTLYAIADRLAQPEDAWQPFDRSGFRTYLYPDPRRRAKY is encoded by the coding sequence ATGTACGAGCCCCATCAGTGGTATGAACTGGGTTTGTTGCGCTCGCCCGGCTGGCTGCGTCTGGCGCTCGAGATGCGTGCCGGCTGGGAGTATGGAGCGAGCATTGCGGCGACACCGCTGCTGAGCATGGCGCCGCGTGGCGACGGCCATCCGGTGCTGGTCTTTCCAGGCCTGATCACCGGTGACCTGTCGACCCTGCCGTTGCGCAACTATCTGCGCAGTCGCGGCTACGCCGTGTACCCCTGGGGCCTGGGAATCAACCGCGGGCCACGCGATGGGGTGATCGATGCCTGCCTCGACCTGCTCGACCGGCTGGCACGCGAGCACGGGCGCTCGCTGAGCCTCGTCGGCTGGAGCCTTGGCGGCATCTACGCACGCGAGCTGGCAAAGGCACGACCGGATGTCGTGCGGCAGGTGATCACCATGGGCACCCCCTTCACCGGTCATCCGAAGGCGACCAATGCCTGGCGGATCTACGAGTGGGCGACCGGTCACAAGATTGGTGCACCGGACATTCACGAGCCGCTGCGGGCGCCGCCGCCGGTGCCCACGACCTCGATCTTCAGTCGCAGCGACGGCGTCGTCGCCTGGCAGTGCAGCCTCGAGCGCGACAGCCCGCATACCGACAACATCGAGGTGCAGGCGAGCCACCTCGGCATGGGGATGAACCCGTTGACGCTGTACGCGATTGCCGATCGACTGGCGCAGCCCGAGGATGCCTGGCAGCCGTTCGACCGCTCGGGATTCAGGACCTACCTCTACCCCGATCCGCGACGGCGGGCCAAGTACTGA
- a CDS encoding PEP-CTERM sorting domain-containing protein (PEP-CTERM proteins occur, often in large numbers, in the proteomes of bacteria that also encode an exosortase, a predicted intramembrane cysteine proteinase. The presence of a PEP-CTERM domain at a protein's C-terminus predicts cleavage within the sorting domain, followed by covalent anchoring to some some component of the (usually Gram-negative) cell surface. Many PEP-CTERM proteins exhibit an unusual sequence composition that includes large numbers of potential glycosylation sites. Expression of one such protein has been shown restore the ability of a bacterium to form floc, a type of biofilm.) has translation MMTGPSTLRFGSFLLALPIFAVLAQPAQAQSVTPGFAADYSLTDLGPVSGVPVFYGGLTFKAGDPGKILIGGLANEAGGLIYEASVVRGIDSHITGFSGTAAAIGTVGTYNDGGVVYGPGGVLFTSQWPVNKLGQTKPGNTSEDKVIDLAPLGVAASHSALNFVPAGFGGAGQMKLVSWAGGEFYRAIYAPDGSGTFDISSVTQIDLDTTTPGVVDTLPGGPEGFVYITAGNPGFSANAMLLSEFSTGKIVAYDLDSEGNPLVVTRRELVIDLQGAEGAAIDPLTGDFLFSTFGATGGDHVVVLRGFTELPPGLPEPASALLLAAGLAGLMLQRRKAGA, from the coding sequence ATGATGACTGGACCCAGCACTCTCCGTTTCGGCAGCTTTCTCCTCGCCCTCCCCATCTTCGCCGTGCTCGCGCAACCGGCGCAAGCGCAATCCGTCACTCCCGGGTTCGCCGCCGACTACTCCCTGACCGATCTCGGGCCAGTGTCGGGAGTCCCGGTCTTTTATGGTGGACTGACCTTCAAAGCCGGCGATCCGGGCAAGATCCTGATTGGTGGTTTGGCCAACGAAGCGGGTGGCCTGATTTACGAAGCCAGCGTCGTTCGCGGGATCGACAGCCACATCACCGGTTTCTCCGGAACCGCTGCCGCGATCGGCACAGTCGGCACCTACAACGACGGCGGCGTGGTTTATGGCCCAGGCGGCGTACTCTTTACCTCGCAGTGGCCGGTCAACAAACTCGGCCAGACCAAGCCGGGCAACACGAGTGAAGACAAAGTCATCGATCTGGCACCGCTGGGCGTCGCTGCATCGCATTCGGCGCTGAATTTCGTTCCTGCAGGCTTCGGTGGTGCCGGCCAGATGAAACTCGTCTCCTGGGCAGGTGGCGAGTTCTACCGGGCAATCTATGCGCCTGATGGCAGCGGCACCTTCGACATCAGCAGCGTCACTCAGATCGACCTCGACACGACGACGCCAGGCGTGGTCGACACCCTGCCCGGAGGGCCGGAAGGCTTCGTCTATATCACTGCGGGAAACCCCGGCTTCAGCGCCAACGCCATGCTACTGTCCGAGTTCAGCACCGGCAAGATCGTCGCCTACGACCTGGACAGCGAAGGCAACCCGCTCGTTGTCACCCGCCGCGAACTGGTGATCGACCTCCAAGGCGCCGAGGGTGCAGCAATCGACCCGCTGACCGGCGATTTTCTGTTTTCCACTTTTGGTGCCACTGGCGGCGACCATGTCGTCGTCCTTCGTGGGTTTACCGAGCTGCCGCCTGGACTGCCCGAGCCGGCGAGTGCCCTGCTGCTGGCGGCGGGACTTGCCGGGCTGATGCTGCAGCGACGCAAGGCAGGCGCCTGA